GGCCGACATCCACTGGCCTGTTGTCCACGGCAGACCACAGCATTTATGATATATGCCGTGTACCGCGTTATGTGCGCATATGTGCCCATGTGCAACGTTAATATGTTCGTATATACTCCGCACGGAGCTTCCCATACATAGCAAACTGAGCCCATTCATCAGCTTTCTACCCATTGAATTATACAACAGGGAGCCTACCTCCACAGCCGATCATTGATTATGCAAAAATCCCGGACTTATTTTGTGTCTTTTCGTAGCTTCTTCAAATCCCGGTATACTAGATGATCAGTCTCTAACTCCTGCATTATTACGGCCCAGTGGCGATATCACTCTGATGGCCAGCCGAATTGTCCCTTTCTGTCTCTGTACGCTCCATTCTAGTCACTTACCGACTTGAAGGATTCACGTCGTCACAGGAGGCATGATGAAATGCATCAATGTTCTGTTACTTTTCGGCACATCATTTCTAATAGAGTATGCTACAGCAGCTGTAAGATCAGGTGCGTCGAGGCTTTGGCTTACTTTGTGTAGAGATCATATTGCTAATCGTTTCGTGCAGAGATTCTatatcaccatcatcagcgacGGGGGTTCCAACCCAATACCAGCATTGAAGTTGTCCAATATGGCTTGCCAACGGCAGGATCAACAGTATCGGGGGCGACACTCTCAGAGTTGGCAGATCCAACTGCGAAATACGACACCGAGACAGCTTTTGTGCCAGCTACTGGCACAAAAGACGATGGCTCTGGAAGAATCACTTCGTACCTAGCGACCGAGGATGTACGAACGATAGAGACTCCGAGTCGAATTTCGACATTAATAACCGGCTCTACTACCAATTACATGACGGCGTGTGAAAATGGCGATACTTCAGAATGCCCGTCTACCGCGATGGCTACCAACAGAAATTCTACGtttccaacttcttcttcactgctACTAAGCACAACAACTTCAACAGAGCCATGTACTCCACTACCTAGTGACAAGGCCGTTACGGAATATTCTATTGTTTATACTTCAACCGTTACATTTtatggcagcagcagcgactaCACTCCCCCCTTTTCACCAATTACAACACCCGATTACTGCTCTCCTGCGGGTGAAGCTCTGATAACCTTTTTTAGCACAACTCATATATCTAATTCAACTTCTACCTTAACTGTCCCGGCGCCTTCCTCTGCGTCTCTCTCTTACGACCCCTTTATGCCTGCCCCAATCCCAATTCCACTACCCACATTTTCCATCGATCTTCCTGAAATTATTACGCAAACGCCTGATGCCGCCGGAAAGGGTGGCGGTGGAGTCATTATTACAATGAGACCGTTTCTTTCATATAGTCGGTTTGTTGTGACGTTTATCACGACTGACAAGAATCCATCCGTGGTGTTTTCACCTGAACCGACCCCTGATTATAGTCAAACACTGGTTACTGACGACATTGGAGATGGCCATCATAAGACCGTAGACGTCATAGAAAGTCCTCGGAGCAATACCTTTAAAGTTGGCACCCCGGGAAGCGTGAAGCAGCTCCCAGTTACCACCTTCCAGCTTACTGCTGGGGGAACACAGGTCATTATCAACGACAGGACCGTGTCTAATCTGAAGCCTGATCAGACGACCACGGTCACAGTTCGAGATGAAGTGTTCACCATTTTCCCTACTGCAGTGGTGGGATTGGGCTCGACAATCACGAAACCCGCGCCTCAAGCAACACCTCCTCCTGCACCAGCCGCGACAAGTGGAACTTTAGGAGGCATTCCGGTAATAATCTCGGGCACGCAAGTTGTTGTCGACGGCACCACTATGAGAATCCCACAGCAAGAAGCCACAACGAGTATCAACGGACAGAGAGTTGTTCTCGGCGCAGGTACTGTTGCCGTCGGTCGCGAAACCCTCATCTTGCCCTCACCGCAGCCCACTCACGAGATTGTCACGGGAGGAGAAATGCTCACGGCCATTGGCACTTCTCTCATCGTTTTACACTCCACAACCATCACATACGGCCTCGATACAGCCCCTAATCAAACAGTTATCAACGGAGAAACTGTCTCAATTGGTCCAAGGGGCGTTTCTCTCCACGGCACAACCATAGGCGGACCCTCCGCAAATGCCACAGCCACGGAGTACGAAATTGTCGGAGGCATCACAGTTGGAAAAGTTCTCCCGTCTCTTGTCGTCATCAACGGGGCGACGTATGCCATTaacgaagatggcgatcTAAATAATTTTGAGACCACCGTTATAAATAACCAGACTATTACTATTGGTCCTAGTGGCTTGGTCGTCTCGTCGCAGACGTTGACGTATCCTGGGTCTTCTGTTACAGCgactttgtcttcttctaGAGAGTCGATACCTGATTTCCCTGTTGAGACGGGCGGTCATGGGAATCGtcaggatgatgatgagagcagcGCATTTTCATGGCGTCGAGGTTTATCTATTGGTAACGTCATGGGTTTCTGTTTTGTGATAAGCGTTTGGATACTCACCTAGAGATGTGATGGTTGGCCTCTTATGTCTTTTGTaatcttcttgtttttccttATTGCCGTTGACGCAAATCTGTATTATAGTATACACGAAACGTATGGGATTCTTGTTGGATATTCAAATCATAATGTACAATATTACGATACGCACACTAGGCACCTCATTACCTTGCATTGCGAAatatgagaagaaggattgTTAAAAACGAACGACTGTATTAAAACACGCGCGCACTAAATAAGAGTTTCGAGCATCTGACTAAAATACTCTAAAAAGATGGAACATGGCAAATAAATTTGCTCTGTCCATTGGTAGAATGAAAATGTCTCTGCTAATCTTCTTCACACTGATAAACTCCTGTCTATATCACCACCTCTGCACACTTTTACCCTTCCCCTTACCAACTCCCTCACCAGGCAAGGATGGAAACTCCTCATGCTGGATTTCGAGCGCAAGCTCCGCATCTGAaggctgctgcggcggcgacgaGTATCCCCCTTGATCTTGCATACTAAGACTGAgagccaaggccaagtcCTCGTCTTCGGTAGTAGTGTATCGTGAAGGACCGCCAACGGGCGTGTGATTTGCAGACGGCGACCCAGACTCGGattgttttcctttcttgcCGGCCTTGTGCTTGTACTTGACATTGACGGAGAAGTCAAAATCACCAGAGCTGTTACCTCGTGATGATTCAAGGGGCGATGGCGCCACGTCATTGTTGACCCCTTCCATCAAGGATAATCGTATGGCCTGTTGAATCTGCTGTTCGTACTCATCTTCGACTACACCGTTTGATTCCGAAGCAGACGGGCCGGCAACGCTTGGATCGGGAGTTAAAGTCGAGACAGTGTTCTCACTGACGGAAGAAGCAGTGTCCAAACTGGCATCAGCTGCGGAATCGCTAGCCCGCCGTTGCTCCTCTACATGGTACGCTTCTTCGGAGACCATCTGGGCATAAAGAagcgcctcctcctcagtcAAGTCGCCCAGCGCGCCGAATCTCTTGAGGCGACGGCTATGCTCACGAGCCTGCTGCTCATTTTCCCGCCGCATTTCGGCTTCCTCAGAGGCAATGTAGCCCGATACTGCATGGCCTTGGCGACGACTGGCGAGCCGAGCGTCCATATCAGTGTGTCGGATGCGGCGTTTACGGCCGGCGGTGTGACCGTTCGATCCATAGGACCAGTATCGCAAAAACGCCCCAAAAGAGACCACTCCTTGAAGGGTTGTGGGATCAGGGTCAAGGTATATAGCTCTCACAGCTGCGTATGTATTCTCATCCATTGCCGGATTCATAACCAGCATGTGACGAGGAACTCGCCCATTTGATCTGGCATTGATGGTTCTGATGGGCTCCACTGTAGATGCCAAAGGATCCCAGGCTTGCACAAGGCCATCGCTGCCGCCATGAACGAGGTACAGCCCAGATGCTGCCACTGCAGACACCTCTGGGGACTCAGTTTGGAGGATGCGTAGTGGTTGTGTCTCACGGGTCCTATCATCATCCCGGGCATTCCAAACCAGAACTGCGCCTGTGTTGGTTCCGATGATGATAAAGCGAGTTCTACGCCCAGGGATTTCTCTTGCCCCGTGATCGGCCCAAGGACTCGTCGTAGATGACGCTTCATTTGCAGTGTGCAGAGGGTCTTCTCCCAGTGTGAATAGCGAGGAGAGCGAGTTGTCCAAAGCGGCTGAAGTCACAATATCGTGGCTGTAGCCCCTGAGATCAAACACTTGTTTGGACCAATCATGAATGACTGTCGAGGGCACAGGAGGCGATTTGGGAGTAGGAGGCGGAGACAACGGTGTGTGAGATTCGGAGATTGGAGAAATCCGGTTGGCGAACCCTCCAATGCTGCCAAAGAGCGACGTAGAAACTGGTGCAAGAGGTGTCGTTGATTCGCTGGGAGTGGCTTGCACAGGTATCAAGGAACGCGAGTAACGTTGAATACTAGCAGGCCGGTTCTCGGCAAGGCCGCAGTCAATCACAAAGATGTTCTCCCCAGCGCCTTTACCATCATCGCTCGCGAAATCCACTTCTAGCTTCCGCTGCATATCCCAGCCCTCGCAGACCTTTCGGAAGTGAGAGGGCCTGTAGCGCATAAACTTCTCTATTTCCCGGGCCTCCGCCACGAGCTGGTCCTGGCTGAGATGCATGTTGGCTGACGGCGATCGGGGCGAATAACCCCCACGTGTTGCGTTCTTGTCTAGCTCGTCTTCTCGAGCAATTCTACGAGTTGCCTCTAGAAGGTGCCAGTATACTGTACGACCGGCATACCAGGCATTTCTGGTCTGGTCTTCCCCAGTTGCTCGAACTGGTTTTCCGATAGGGACATCGCATAAGTAGTAGACCTCACCTAGCGCATTCAGAGCCACAGCCCAGACCCTGGAGGTCGACTTTCGCTTTTGGTTGAAGCTATCGTCGACTTTCAAGGATATGATGGGAACACCAGGACTGATGACCCATCGTGCTGTGACATCTCCGTTGGCGTATCTCGGGCCGGTGGTATCCCAGCCAAGTGAGTATGCAGTAATGATGCCGAGAGTAGAGCCTGTTAACATTCCGCACATTGACTGTGTTGTTGATGTAACGTTCGACGACTTGGCAATCCATACGCTGCAAATCGCATCGGACATTTCGGGGATCTTAGGGATGTCAAGATGGGTATCGACGGCACTGATCTCTCCGCCGATATAGCGGCCACGCATTTCATTGACCCCTCGGAAGAAGGGCCGGCCACCGGGGAATCCTTCACCAGATATCATGCCGTAGGTGTAGCTCACATCCATGACGTTGGGGCCACCGGCTGGGCCGTCTCCCAAGCCGTATGGCACCAAATTAGGAGCAACCTCATCCAGTTGCGGGGTGGTGAATAGATCTTCAAGACCCCATTTTTCAATCTTGCCCGTGGTGGGATCACTGATGGTTGCTGCGCCGAGATCTCCGGCTGCTTGCATAACCCGTGGTGGCTTCTTTCCATTCAAGAAGACTGCGTGGAGGTTGGTCACTTGCCAGGGCAGCTTCGAGTTGTAGGTCAAAACCGCGCTCGATTTCTTCCCAGCGCGGCCGACCCGACCAGACAAGGTTCCTCCCGGAGGAGCCCCCGGTTTGCCACGGGCCAAGTTCCTCAGGTGGCGAGTCCTCAAGAGATACTCGCTTCTCCAAGTAGCCAGCGATGTGAGTCGAGGAAAGTATCGAGTCTCGAAGCGCAGAACATCGGAGGAGTGCGCAGCGGCAGCTTTACCATTGCTTTCTAGGACGGTGTGTCCAGGGAAATAGCGCATAAATGCCATGCGCCACGCATGATGAGTGGTGACCAGCGCCCAGAATCGCTTCGACACCAGCGCCACCGAGGAGTGGCAGTCGGGCGGCAGATGCGAAAAGATGTGCGTCAGGATCTCTGGCAGAACACGTCAGCAAACCATTCACTTATAGGCACGCTGTGTAATTGGGGAAAGCTCACCATTGGGAAAGTTATCGAGACGGATTCCATCCGAGCGGGGTTCTGAGCGCTTTATAACCTGGAATCCAGGCCCTTGCCTCGCAGCTTGCGGGTTCAGAGCTTTCTCATACTCGGAGATTCGCTGTCCAGGCACAGAAGGGAGATCGTCGAGGCCCTTGTCGAGGCTCAATCGTCGTAGCTTCTCGTCCAGCTGGTCGGCATTGACTCCGGCATCTTCGCCCAAGAggggctgatgctgatgctggtcCGGGCCGGAGCGAAGACGCTGTGAGCCGAGGCTGGAGCCTGAACGGCCTCGACCAAGGCCACTGGCATCGCGGGGAAGAGAGCCATgctgggagaaggagagggcGTCGAGGTGGTTGTTGTTCAGAAGCGGTGCTGGAGTCTTGAGAGGCTCTTGGGTCATATAGCTGGGAGAAGAGGTCGAGAGGGTGTTGAGAGTGATGACCGTGCAGCGAACTTTTGCACAGTCTGGCGCGTGCCGAATACGAACAGAGAGCGAGTAGCAGTGATGGCGGTTGTGATGGGCGGTCGGATGCTGCGAGAGGTGACTCAGAAGATCAAAATTGAAGGTGCTGAGACAATATTTTCCGCGCCTACGCGTTGTCGCATCAGAAGTTCATTTCCTCATTGGCGCCAGTGTCCGGTACTTGCGCCGCTTTGCCGGCAATGAGCCGAAGTGACGACATTGGCGTGCCTGTATACAGCACAGATGAATGCACTTATTCACGCCATCTAATTTAATACGATTCTATATGGATAGAGAAAATTGAACAAGTAGGAGGAGAATTTTCCATTGTGCCATATCATAGCAGTCTTTAGGTTCATCTCAAAAAAGGAAGGAAAAGCCGAAAAGATGCAGATTCTTACATACCCAAGTCACTATCGCCGTTATACCCATTTTTTGGTGCCACTTTATTCCACCGCTATCACCAGTGACGAGACTACATCGAATCTGATATCTTTGTTCTCAAAAGACAATTGAGTATACGAAATCAACCTTTACCCCCTATGCAAGGATGCTGCACTCATACTGATAATTGAATCGTCATTCTGGTAGCCTAGaagttattaattttacAGCCCCCAATGTGTTTCCACCTCATCATGGCACTACAATCTCTATCAACGCCCGCTTGAATCCAATATCTAGTCGATTATACCACCCATAAATAACCAGCATCTTATACTCTATTCGTCAGTGGAGTCCGGCACACGTGGTTGCTCCTACTCCATGTTGACTAGTCTGCCACACTTTACAATcgaatcatcatcagcatccaaCCACATGCAAAGTCCCCAACTTAGCCGGTCAGCATCCCCCATCCATTGAGCCGCATAGCACAGTACTAGAATAACTGCATGAAACTTGGATACACATATAGCTTAGCAAGCAATTATACATGTAAAAAGCATGGTTTCTCTCGGATGATAAGCCCGAAACTGACAAAAGCCGTTCCCATCAAGTTGCTCAGCAGTATATTAGACCGAGGAATCAATTCCGGACGCAAGGAGACTTGAAATTGTGACTCTCCTTCTAATATATTCGCTTTTACCTAAGGCAGTGGCTAACCAAATTATGCATCTTTACATCACTTCAGATCAGAATATAAACTAGCTACTTACCTCTATTTATAGTAATAGTCGTTTGTAAGACTTACAAGTTGCCGACTGATAAATCAACACCGGCACTTATACCTATGTTCACCAAATACGATCCAGACTCACGCATTGCTCATGCCAAGTTTCCGGCAATAAGACAACATAAATTCCAGATAAGAAAGGCCGATCCATAAATATTCCCGATCCATAGCCCTGCTCAATAAGCGCACCTAGCTCAGCCCTGCACATCTCCGCTTCGGCTCTCTCGCTTCTAGAATGCAACTCTTCTAATAGTCTCCGGCCCTAATTACAACTTTTCCCGAGgttctttttataattaagtcACGATATCCATTATATGCTTTTTTTCAGTTCTGGATTAGCCGTTTACATAATGCTCAATAATATGCGTCTGTTCGCCCCAAATGTCCGAATAGACGAACTATCCCCTCCGTCATCGCATCCTCGGCATAGTTGACGTTAACAGCGGTAGTCCAATTGTCCGATTTCCGCAAATCACAAGTTGAGAATGGAGTTGAGTACGCATCTCCAAAGTGGAACTTCGTCAGCTTACTCGGAACATCGGCACTCTTGTAGTGCCAGCTCGTGCTCAATCGAGAAAAGTGTTTCTGTGTAAATGCCACGAGCTTGTCCACAAAAGTCATGAGATTCTGGCCAAATAGATTACAAGGGATGCGTAATTCCGCAAGAAGGCCCGTTTAGGCACGTATGCCTGTGATAAACGATGGAGGCATCGTCACAACCTGCTCCGGTGTatgcagagcagagcagaccAGGGCAGAGAAAAGTATTTCTATAAAGAGAGGCGAATCCTACTTGGAATATGCTTAATGTTTAGATTATAACAAACACTATACAGTCTTCTTTGGTATCTTTTCTACCATATAATCAATCACTTAGACCAAAAATGAAGTCACTTACCACCGCAGTCATTGCGAGCTCTTTGCTGAGTCTCGGAGTTGCTGCTGATGGTGTTTTCGTCTGCCCTGGCCCGTAAGTCATCTACGGTCCACCATATTTCCTTAAAACGTTCTCATCATAGAAAATTTCAGCAACTGGACGCCAAGCAACCTGTGTATGGATGTTCAGATGACTGACGGCGGCTGCTGGACTTCGCCATGGGAGACTCTGGGAGCAATCGGCCCCGACTCAGGTAAGCATTGTATCACACAAAAACTCCCACGAGATGAGACTTCCTGTATTCTAAATGAGTATGTCCTTTTAGGCTGGATCTGCTCAATGTGGGTTGAGCCCGGCAACTGCGTCGCCACCTCTGGTAACCTCAACTCCGGCGGTATCGAGGCTCCTGGCCAAGGCGACTTGCAGACTTGGAACGATGGACATACTGGCAAGCCGACTGGATACTGGTTTACCCAGGCGAGATCCGTTCAGTGCGTGCGTGCTTAAGGACGGCGCTTAGAAGATTGCTATTGAAAACAAGTGTCAATATTCATCGAAGCGATATTAGCCATGTATGATCTTCTATTGGCATGTACCCAGCTTTATGACTGATCTTCACTAAGATCTCCTATAATATTTATGAGGCCTCAGTCAATACGATACTGCCCACGATGAGGTGGAACCTATATCACTAGGCTTATAAAGAGAAAGGTCTTCTCTACGTAGCCAGTGCTGGTTTCCGTATAAATGCTCTTTCTAGTAATAAGATCTATTGCTGGTACATATTCTTAAACTCTTGTAAAAGTCAACTCATTTATCTTATGTGTTTTGTCGTCTATATAGACAGCCCGTGCCCGTCCTATCAAGGCGCCGTTGGGTCCTTTAACGAGCATCAAATTTAATCAGGATACTACTTTTAGCACACCGCTGCCTTAATGCATCATTTGTCTGTTAACATTCTTCTACAGGTTAATTCatttttcatctcttcatttttgttccccttctccccttcTCCCATTCTGTTACAGCCAGCATACATCGAAAGCAGATGCAAATATATCACGTCCTAGGGTAGCCCCTTGCAAAACATCAGATTATTCATCACAGACACGATGATCTAGAACTAACTGCTATCGGCGTAAGATTCGCCTCCTCTATTTATTCTCCGATAATAGCAAGATTTTGCGTCATTCAACGAGGGTATCTCCATGAACGATATCCTTTTTAAAGTGGCTCATGTGGTGGAGGACTCTCTCTTGATCTACTAGTCGAATCTAAGTGTAACAGAGTAAACAAGGGATCACAAGATCATCTAGTAACATCACTGAGAGCTATTAGAGTATCTAGGAGATGCTTTCAAGTGAGAAATGAACCATGACTCAAAAATACGTAAAGTTAATCACATTCGTCCCTCTTTGGGCAGCAGTTGACCGCATATCATCGGCCCTGTCTGAGTTTAGTTTCTTTTCCAAACCTTGAAGTTTGCTGCCAACTGTGAAATCGCTCGTCGGATAACTACGATTTACTAGGGGTTCGGCAACCATACACACGAAGCAGTCTATCGCCTCGCCTATTGTCCACTGTTAGTTCCACACTAGATGTTACCAAGAGTTGATTGGAATGTCACTTCGGGCTTGGCGATTTTCCACTAATCGTTAAGTTGAAGACCAGCTTGGCAGTTGAAGCTGATTAGCACAAGCGAAACCAAGTGACGGAATGCTCCCTTTCCCTGTGGAGCAGGGACTTGTCCTTGGTGCATTGAGCCATTTGTTCAGACAGCTTGGAGACAGGAGGCGGCCGCAGTAGCACGGTACGGAGCAGATGCGTTGTAGAGGCAGGGATGGGACGTCATTTCTTCGGCAGCCCAACGATACTTCCCCGTGGCAATCATCGTACGATGTCCACCCGAGAACAGGACCACTCACATTGCATTCTGTCGCAACTTAGGCTAATAGCTCT
This genomic stretch from Trichoderma breve strain T069 chromosome 1, whole genome shotgun sequence harbors:
- a CDS encoding f-box-like domain-containing protein; translation: MTQEPLKTPAPLLNNNHLDALSFSQHGSLPRDASGLGRGRSGSSLGSQRLRSGPDQHQHQPLLGEDAGVNADQLDEKLRRLSLDKGLDDLPSVPGQRISEYEKALNPQAARQGPGFQVIKRSEPRSDGIRLDNFPNEILTHIFSHLPPDCHSSVALVSKRFWALVTTHHAWRMAFMRYFPGHTVLESNGKAAAAHSSDVLRFETRYFPRLTSLATWRSEYLLRTRHLRNLARGKPGAPPGGTLSGRVGRAGKKSSAVLTYNSKLPWQVTNLHAVFLNGKKPPRVMQAAGDLGAATISDPTTGKIEKWGLEDLFTTPQLDEVAPNLVPYGLGDGPAGGPNVMDVSYTYGMISGEGFPGGRPFFRGVNEMRGRYIGGEISAVDTHLDIPKIPEMSDAICSVWIAKSSNVTSTTQSMCGMLTGSTLGIITAYSLGWDTTGPRYANGDVTARWVISPGVPIISLKVDDSFNQKRKSTSRVWAVALNALGEVYYLCDVPIGKPVRATGEDQTRNAWYAGRTVYWHLLEATRRIAREDELDKNATRGGYSPRSPSANMHLSQDQLVAEAREIEKFMRYRPSHFRKVCEGWDMQRKLEVDFASDDGKGAGENIFVIDCGLAENRPASIQRYSRSLIPVQATPSESTTPLAPVSTSLFGSIGGFANRISPISESHTPLSPPPTPKSPPVPSTVIHDWSKQVFDLRGYSHDIVTSAALDNSLSSLFTLGEDPLHTANEASSTTSPWADHGAREIPGRRTRFIIIGTNTGAVLVWNARDDDRTRETQPLRILQTESPEVSAVAASGLYLVHGGSDGLVQAWDPLASTVEPIRTINARSNGRVPRHMLVMNPAMDENTYAAVRAIYLDPDPTTLQGVVSFGAFLRYWSYGSNGHTAGRKRRIRHTDMDARLASRRQGHAVSGYIASEEAEMRRENEQQAREHSRRLKRFGALGDLTEEEALLYAQMVSEEAYHVEEQRRASDSAADASLDTASSVSENTVSTLTPDPSVAGPSASESNGVVEDEYEQQIQQAIRLSLMEGVNNDVAPSPLESSRGNSSGDFDFSVNVKYKHKAGKKGKQSESGSPSANHTPVGGPSRYTTTEDEDLALALSLSMQDQGGYSSPPQQPSDAELALEIQHEEFPSLPGEGVGKGKGKSVQRW